The following DNA comes from Triticum aestivum cultivar Chinese Spring chromosome 3D, IWGSC CS RefSeq v2.1, whole genome shotgun sequence.
acatactccctctgttcacttttataagacgtttAGACAATTCAGACAGTGCCCAAAACAGTTCAGTGTCAGCTGTCCAAAACGTCTTACAAAAAAGAACGGAGGCAGAATATTATATTTGAttgaaacatactccctccgttcctaaatatttgtctttctagatatttcaataagttactacatacggagcaaaataagtgaatctacactctaaaatatgtctatatacatccatatgtggtagtccatttgaaatctctaaaaagacaaatatttaggaacagagggagtagaataaTATGGGTTGGAATACGAATTATACTGTTTTAAATCTTTAGGTCATAGCACAGAAcaaaaattcctcatggagaagattCTGGACACCAATACTTTCCATAAACCATTCAGTATGTGAACCCTGGTTGCATATGCACCCACAGCATATTACTTTTAACACACCAACCATGTAAATACATGAGATTACTTTATTAAGAAAGGATTTACTCAGTCGCATTGGTGCCACAATTTTGGTTCAGTTTCTGATGACCGAACTGTTGCATATGTCAAGGATACACGTTCTATGTGAAAAAGAGACAACAACTTCACTTCAGTGCTATAACACTTAACACAAATGTTTTCAGATAGCTAACAAACATAACATAGGAAAACAATCGTAACTAAATTCCAAAGATGGCATGAATAACTTGATACCTTTTTAAATGTCAATATGTCAGACAACGGAATTGACAGGGTCATCTTTAAAGATATATCAAGGGCATCCGCAAGTGCTCTGTCACCATAAAGCTCGAAGACACCAAAATTGACATAGTTCCCACATAGGGCTGCACATACAATTCAAGTGAATGCCAGTCAAAAGAACAGTAAATTATAGGCAAGAAGAGATTACAATTCCACAACGCGATTCAAATATTTTTATGTGACAACAGTATAAACACAGCAATAAGCAGCACTATTATCTTATTATAACCCTAATAATGCAAATAAAGCTTAGGTTAAAAACACGGCCCCATAAAACTTCCTAGAATCTGAATAAAGTTGCCTCCTACAACCAAAAGGCTTTTCACAGAAACCAGCCAAAATGTATAATTCACAAAATTTGCCCTTAATAGTCCCCTTGAAACAAGGATCTCTTTCAAGTGGCTGAAACATATATACTAATACTACATAAGTCCTTGAACATTTGTATCATATACAATGAAATTAACATCAGCAAAAATGTAAGCAACCAGCGGTCACAAAAGAAAATATGTTTCAAAACACAATACGCATACTCACCCCTTGAAAGAACAGTCAATGAAATCCATATGCCTTTGTATTTACTTCTATAAATATTAGTGCCATTTGGAAGCAATAAAATCCGTGAACCATAAGCCACAATCAGCTTACTAATCTCCCGGAACAGAAGGATCCCATTTGGTGATGACGAATCAAATGTCAATCGTTGAGCCTTATTCAAAACAAATTCAGACATGAACTTAAGTAAGGGTGTGGTGACCTGCATGTGATGATGAATGAAGAGAAGATTAATAAGCCATGGATTCTAGATAACAAGGTTAAGCTCAATAAAAGCAAAGTGTCCCAAAAAACATAACATTAGTGATCATTGACAACAACCTCTGGTTCATCAGTCAGCAGGGAGATGGCTCTCAACAGAAGAGGCATGCGAGACGGATACAACCAGTCAAATAGGAGGCCGTAAGTCCTGCGGCTGAATTAGATCAACAAAAGAGCAGTTAGTTTCCAAATTTCACAAATTATTGGGACACTTGTGTATGTTCAGAGAATACACCTGTTTGTGGCCATAGCAATGCCTCGTAGATCTCTCATCAAACCAGTAAATGCGTACTTTACAACGTCAGTCCGGAAAGCAGCATCAGCACTTGCCTCCAAATTAACTGCAACCTATagtaaaaacaaataataaaaTCAGATAACAAATGTGATAAAAAATCTATACTAACACAAAAATAACAAGCTATGCACCTGCAGAAGTGGCTCCATGAAACTTCGGAATTTTACTGGGCCATCCTCCATAAAGACCAAGCAGCCAAGGATGTAGTAGAAGTTAGTTCTACTGCGGACACATCTGTATTCTTCAAGAAACGGAAAATTTTCCCGCTGGCAGTATGAATAGTCAAAACAGAATCATTTCCAAGACCGAGAAGCGCAGATATCTATCAAATGAAAGTAGTGTGAAGCACTTACAGAATGATTTGCAATAATGAACTTTGTACTCTCCAGCTTGAGAAGAAGCTTTCCCGTCATATAGCTGCTATGGCAATACAAGATGAAAATAAAAATCATGATGCTAAACATGAGAAAATGAAAACTGAATACATAAATCTACAAGTTTACCCAGATGCAAGCTCCTGGAacagtgaaagagtatgatcaataacATCTTCGCACTGTATACACATCAAAGGTTAGCAACACCTTATAGATCGAAGTCAAAGCTGAAATCAGTAAATGAATAGTCACCTCAGCATAGCACTTCAGATTTGTAGCTATTTTCCCAACAATGACGTTGAGTAAAACTAAATGGTCAGTCAGTCCAAGAAGTTCAGACAATCTTGCATACAACTGCTGCAGCAAAGAAGCAGTGCTTTATAATATGACAGAAAGGTATATCAAGATGCAGTACAAATAATATCAATTTCATGTTTCTAAACCTTTGAAGCATGCATGGCTTGGTCCCCTACATATGACCTTCTGAAATTTTGAACAAAGATAAGAATAGCTCGATCAAGCCTTTGCTTACTTATTTCTTGATATCTCTGCAAAGAAAAGATAATGAGTTACAATTCACATAATAAGCTTGTGCCGCTTATAAATAAATACTGGTAAGCAAAGTAAAGCCCTGATCTGATGGCATGCCATCTAAAGATGAAAGAACAACAACAAACTCATGCAAGTTCAGCAAACGCAAGAGATAATATCACATACAATTCAATCTACGGGGGAAAAGAATTTCGAGTCACCAAGACATAATATCTATTAAGTAGGATATCTGCATATGGAATCAACATTTATGTCGTAAAAATCATCCCAAACCATGCTTTGTTGATGCCATGTGGGAATGTGGGGCAATAGCTCTGCTGGTACAAGCTTCACCCACCCAAAGGGGATAGAAATCTACTAGTTATCTAAATACCTTTGAATTGTGAAAGTTAAACTTCATTTAAGGCAGCTAGAGGTTGAGATCTTTGAAGGGAAGTTAAGAGATTGAGTTTGCGTAGCCCACGTATTCATGAACTGCTGCAATGTTAATGAGGAGCAAGCAACTACATAATTAGTCTTCTGTCTTCTCCTCTCGCATATTGTCTACATCAACCTCACTCTCACAACACAATCCATCAAATTCACCTCCAGCCAAGGAACGGGCATAAAAACCATAGGGCCAAAACCAAAACTGAAGATGAATTAACTGATTTTGCTCAGAACCAAATTTACGGAACCAAAAATATTTTGGTGAAATTGGTTTTAAACCACCAGATATCCAAAAAACCAATACATTGGCATACAAAGCAAATTATTTGGATTAAGGAACAAGCTCTATGGCCCCGTGGCACATTGTGAGCATCACAGCCGGGCCCATGGCCATCCACAATCCTCAACCTCATCATTCATGCACATGAACCAGATCAGCAGCAGTTAGATCCAATCACGAGTCCTCAACAAACAAACCCTAGAACGTAAGGAGAGGCTGCCATGTCACAAGCAACTCCTCGTgaatccttctccctctccctgtcTCTCGCAGCCACAGCGAGAGCAAAGGCCGACGGCAACCATTGACATGGCCAGCAATTTTTGCCAACCTAGCCTTCCTCCCTTGATTGCATACCTGGTGTGATGAGCATCTCTTGGTTTCCAGGTGAGTGTATAATGTGTTTGACCACTTCAAGTCAAAGATGTGTCCTTCTACCATGTAGCATGGTAAGGTGTTTCAGTCAAAGCTTGCTACTGGAGCAAACCTcgcactactccccagctccccactATGAATTTGCAAATCTCAACAGACTGCCAGTGTTTAGCCAAGGAAGGAGGGGATGAGGCCAAGTCATCATGCCCTGGGCAAAACGCGTGCTACAATGGGTGGGACAGAGGGTCGCAAATCTCACAAGGGTGAGACAACTCCAAAAACACGCCCGTGGTTCAGATTGCAGGCAGCAATTCTTTGTACGTGATCTAATGTGCATTGTGTTTTAACCAAAAACCCAAACCGAAATGTCACCAAAGTTTCAGTTTACAAAAAACTAGTAGTAGCTGTTTCTGTTGCTGTTTTCAACTATGCAAATTAGTACAAAAACCAAAACCAAGTTTTCGCTTAACTGAATGTCCACTCAGACTCTAGCCCATACAGTAGACTATTTCAGTAACACGAGTGGCACTGGATGTAGGGTGCACGTCAAACAGTAAGTGTTTATGGGGGCTGTTGTTTCTGCCATTTCACTATACCCTCAAATTCAGTTTATTTTGCCTAAAGTGAACCTAACAGGTAGCATTGGGacaaaaatatggttgctgtaaaGAGCACTGAACACTTCCAAAATTAATCATTTGAAGAAGGGCAGTTGCAATTTTACAAGGGAATGGAGAAATAGGTGGTTGGACATTTATGGTATAGCTGGGCAAAAGGTCAACACTGTTAAACTGTGAAGATTCTTGAAAAATAATGTTGTTCCAAAAACCAAAAGAACATGTCTAATAGCATTACCAATACTACATATGCAGGCATCTATATCAGATAGCACATAAAAAGGGAAAATCATCCTGCAAGCAAAACTAGCTCATCCTTCATGTCAAGCGACAAGATAATTTCACCTAACCTGTGCGTGCACCCCTGTGTCAGTAATATTTATCAACTGTAACACACGAGCCGCAAGTTCCGCATCGAATAACTCCTGTGAATCTTGGCTGCAGAAGAAAATGGCGAACCTTGTTTGTGAAAAGAATATTAGAAAAAGAGAAGGCAAACAGCAAACAAAATTAATTACTCACCTGCAACCAACAGTCTGCCTAATCTTGAGAATAGCTGCAATTATGTGGACCATCCATGCAATTTGCCCTTCAATGACAGACAGCTCAGCTGCATCTCCAGAAGCTGGTAATCTTGACCTTGCCTGTACAAATATTTTACTTTGAATCTCTTCTGGAATAAGGAAAATGAGAAACAAGACTGACATACCGTATAAGCTTGTAGAAGAGGCTCCATGATATTAATGATGAAGAGGCTACAGCTTTCATACTGCAAACTCATCAAAAGAAAGTAACTATCAGGGCATGCAATATAAAAAAAATTAAGCAagtccaaaaatcccaaaaaaatAAGGACTTCCTTTTTCTAGAGAACATGCAAAGCCTTGCATGTAAATTTCTTGGGAGAAACAACATATAGAAGGGAAGGCCGCCAAGAGGTCACAAAGCCTCTCAGCGAACAAGCCGGGCCGAAAAAACAACAGTGTCCTAAGGGGTTTCACGTAACTACTGCATCCTGATGTCAAGGAAATCAGTGATTGATGTAATTCTATAGAAGGCAAACAGATAAAAGGAAGCAGGCGTTTTGCTACAAAAAAACTTACATGTAAAAAGGCACAATCACGTTTAGGAAACAATGAAATCGGATATAAACACATGTATAACAATCCATGAATGCATGAAAATATAAATCAAAATGAATCCATGGAAAGGGGGTCGATTATTACAGGAAATGGTAGAACAATCATTTAACCACTGCATCCTACTATCAAAGAAATCACCTGTGACTGAAGTAATTCTATAGAAGGCAAATAGATAAAAAGTAGCAGAAGATTTGCCAAAAAACTTATTTAAAGAGGCACAATAGCGTAGGAAACAATGAAATCAGATATAAACACTCATAGTGGTGAGTGCTGACTGGTGACTGAACATGCATAACAACTCCATCCAGATCTCAATTGAAGGAATTATAAGCCTGCATATATCGTCCACCATTCTATAAAAATATAAATCAAAATGAATCGATGAAAAGGGGGTTGATGATTATGGGAATCGGTAGAACAATCCTAATCAAAGTATCAAACCCTCATACCGAGTTGAACGGTATACAGCTACAATCGTAAGGAAGAAATTGTATCATGGTTCATAGTAAGAAATAGTGCAGGTAAAGAATTATGGATGAATTTTATACCTCAACGATCTCATATACTGAAATGTAATTAAAAATAGTTTTACATGAGTTGTCCAGATTTCTCTAATAGATCAGAGTGTAGAGTACATATATTCCTTCACATCAGTCAGTCCAAAACTCAGAGTTGAACAACACAGTTGATTCAGCAAAAATATCATGTGTGGTCACTAAAATTTCGTCAACAACTTAACAAATGCAACAAGATAAAGACTATAATGTTTGTCCGCTGCCTTATCTTTGTGTAGACTCTGAATTCAAACAAAGCACTCAATGTAGAGAATATTCTGAGGTTGCGAACAGTTTGTCAGCATCTTAACAGATCAAGATGAGTAGCAGAATGGTCATCTATTGCATTATCTATGTGTAGATTGCGCTGTTTTGGCAGCCCGAAAACTCTTGAGTTGAATACATAAGCTTACTGGACATGCTAGTCAGAGCACAAAGGTAAATATCACATGCTCGATCCAAAACTGACACATGCAAACACCTTAGCCACATTTACTGAAAAACTGGAATAGGGGCTAAATCCAACTGATGGAATGCATCCAGATGAGAAAGCAAATAAGGCATCTTATTTTCAGTTTACGAAAAGCTGGAATGTGTCCATGTTTACTGAGTCAAATCAATGTTTTGAATACAAAAGATATAATATATTAAATCAGAAAGAAAAATTTATGATGTAGCAGCACCTTGAATCTACAAAGATAAGGAAGACTCTCCAGCTGATCCTGGAGACTTTCCGCATTTTCTAACGGATTATCTGGGTCTGGTGAGTTGTCCGCAAAGCTGGCCTGTGATGAACAGAAATGACATAATAATAAGAATGGCAAACAGTTTCTTCTTAGACTGAAATAAGGAAGTAGTTGACCTCTCACAGAAGAAGGTACCTGGACAGAATTAATTCTAGAAGTGATAAAACCCTCCGTAATTTTGGGTACAGTTTCATCAAGCAGACTTGGTGTATCGCCTTTCAAGTAAGGCACAGATGTCACCAGCCTTGACCAGAGACTTAAAAGATAGTAGACGCTATTACTGGCCCACTACAAAATAAATAATCGGTATCATACCAAAGTCATAACACACAACAATCAACAAAGATTAAGTGAGCAAGAAGACAAACCtgccatgatagcaatgatttaGTTGTAAACTCTGCTACGAGACCAAGCCATTCACCATAGAACTCAACATTCAGAAGCTCTGATAACTGCGAGGTATAACagatcaaatgttcaaaacatttaATAAAAAGATTGAATCATTCCTAGCCTGAAGGATGCCTCTTCTACCGAGGCATCACACATGGGGCATAAAATCAGTACAAACATGAAGTAAGCTAATTAATAATTTGACCCGAAAATGGATAACAACCAAATTTAAACCAAATCACCTGGATGTAGGCATTCCCAATATGACATAAATTAGATTCACAAAAATAAACAACTACGGAGTATCACAGAATAAATATGATACAGTTTGATAGAATGTTGCTTCAATTACAAATTACAGATTAAGTTACACTATTTTCGACTAAACAAATCAATTCATGGCAAACTTTGAATAGAAAAACAACATTAATATGGTTTCGCTTGAAGACAAGTAAAATTGCAATTTGAACATAACAACAGAAATAAGTCATAGCTCACTAACACATGGTATATTTGGCAAGAGAAAAACAAGAACTACAACCATACGAAACTGAGAGATGTCATTATCCAGCAACAAGTTTATTTACAAAAATGAGCCCCAAA
Coding sequences within:
- the LOC123078190 gene encoding exportin-7-A isoform X3, with the protein product MSSMESLAQLEVLCEKLYNSRDSAERAHAESTLKCFSENSDYISQCQYILDNASTPYALMLASTSLVKQVSDRSLSLQLRLDIRNYVMNYLAARGPKLQNFVTISLIQLACRITKFGWFDDDRFREIFKEATDFLALASQDHYLIGLKILNFLVMEMNQANSAMPLTLHRKIATSFKDQFLLQIFQISLTSLHQLKSEVPDELRRVPISLALRCLSFDFVGSPVDESSEEFGTVQLPASWRPLLQDPSTVQIFFDYYKVNDTSVSKEALECLVRLASVRRSLFVEDPARSQFLSHLMSGTREILQTGQGLADHGNYHEFCRLLGRFKVNYQLSELLNVEFYGEWLGLVAEFTTKSLLSWQWASNSVYYLLSLWSRLVTSVPYLKGDTPSLLDETVPKITEGFITSRINSVQASFADNSPDPDNPLENAESLQDQLESLPYLCRFKYESCSLFIINIMEPLLQAYTARSRLPASGDAAELSVIEGQIAWMVHIIAAILKIRQTVGCSQDSQELFDAELAARVLQLINITDTGVHAQRYQEISKQRLDRAILIFVQNFRRSYVGDQAMHASKLYARLSELLGLTDHLVLLNVIVGKIATNLKCYAECEDVIDHTLSLFQELASGSYMTGKLLLKLESTKFIIANHSRENFPFLEEYRCVRSRTNFYYILGCLVFMEDGPVKFRSFMEPLLQVAVNLEASADAAFRTDVVKYAFTGLMRDLRGIAMATNSRRTYGLLFDWLYPSRMPLLLRAISLLTDEPEVTTPLLKFMSEFVLNKAQRLTFDSSSPNGILLFREISKLIVAYGSRILLLPNGTNIYRSKYKGIWISLTVLSRALCGNYVNFGVFELYGDRALADALDISLKMTLSIPLSDILTFKKLSKAYYGYMEVLFNNHITINSVLNLDTSTFVHIVTSLESGLKGLDTGISTQCASAIDSLAAFYFNNITAGDNPPSPAALNLARHIGELPSLFPQILKSLFEIIIFEDAGNQWSLSRPILSLIMISEQMFSDLRAQILASQPLDQQQRLSQCFDKLMTDVTRSLEPKNRDRFTQNLTTFRHDFRAK
- the LOC123078190 gene encoding exportin-7-A isoform X4; this encodes MSSMESLAQLEVLCEKLYNSRDSAERAHAESTLKCFSENSDYISQCQYILDNASTPYALMLASTSLVKQVSDRSLSLQLRLDIRNYVMNYLAARGPKLQNFVTISLIQLACRITKFGWFDDDRFREIFKEATDFLALASQDHYLIGLKILNFLVMEMNQANSAMPLTLHRKIATSFKDQFLLQIFQISLTSLHQLKSEVPDELRRVPISLALRCLSFDFVGSPVDESSEEFGTVQLPASWRPLLQDPSTVQIFFDYYKVNDTSVSKEALECLVRLASVRRSLFVEDPARSQFLSHLMSGTREILQTGQGLADHGNYHEFCRLLGRFKVNYQLSELLNVEFYGEWLGLVAEFTTKSLLSWQWASNSVYYLLSLWSRLVTSVPYLKGDTPSLLDETVPKITEGFITSRINSVQASFADNSPDPDNPLENAESLQDQLESLPYLCRFKYESCSLFIINIMEPLLQAYTARSRLPASGDAAELSVIEGQIAWMVHIIAAILKIRQTVGCSQDSQELFDAELAARVLQLINITDTGVHAQRYQEISKQRLDRAILIFVQNFRRSYVGDQAMHASKLYARLSELLGLTDHLVLLNVIVGKIATNLKCYAECEDVIDHTLSLFQELASGYMTGKLLLKLESTKFIIANHSRENFPFLEEYRCVRSRTNFYYILGCLVFMEDGPVKFRSFMEPLLQVAVNLEASADAAFRTDVVKYAFTGLMRDLRGIAMATNSRRTYGLLFDWLYPSRMPLLLRAISLLTDEPEVTTPLLKFMSEFVLNKAQRLTFDSSSPNGILLFREISKLIVAYGSRILLLPNGTNIYRSKYKGIWISLTVLSRALCGNYVNFGVFELYGDRALADALDISLKMTLSIPLSDILTFKKLSKAYYGYMEVLFNNHITINSVLNLDTSTFVHIVTSLESGLKGLDTGISTQCASAIDSLAAFYFNNITAGDNPPSPAALNLARHIGELPSLFPQILKSLFEIIIFEDAGNQWSLSRPILSLIMISEQMFSDLRAQILASQPLDQQQRLSQCFDKLMTDVTRSLEPKNRDRFTQNLTTFRHDFRAK
- the LOC123078190 gene encoding exportin-7-A isoform X2 — its product is MSSMESLAQLEVLCEKLYNSRDSAERAHAESTLKCFSENSDYISQCQYILDNASTPYALMLASTSLVKQVSDRSLSLQLRLDIRNYVMNYLAARGPKLQNFVTISLIQLACRITKFGWFDDDRFREIFKEATDFLALASQDHYLIGLKILNFLVMEMNQANSAMPLTLHRKIATSFKDQFLLQIFQISLTSLHQLKSEVPDELRRVPISLALRCLSFDFVGSPVDESSEEFGTVQLPASWRPLLQDPSTVQIFFDYYKVNDTSVSKEALECLVRLASVRRSLFVEDPARSQFLSHLMSGTREILQTGQGLADHGNYHEFCRLLGRFKVNYQLSELLNVEFYGEWLGLVAEFTTKSLLSWQWASNSVYYLLSLWSRLVTSVPYLKGDTPSLLDETVPKITEGFITSRINSVQASFADNSPDPDNPLENAESLQDQLESLPYLCRFKYESCSLFIINIMEPLLQAYTARSRLPASGDAAELSVIEGQIAWMVHIIAAILKIRQTVGCSQDSQELFDAELAARVLQLINITDTGVHAQRYQEISKQRLDRAILIFVQNFRRSYVGDQAMHASKQLYARLSELLGLTDHLVLLNVIVGKIATNLKCYAECEDVIDHTLSLFQELASGYMTGKLLLKLESTKFIIANHSRENFPFLEEYRCVRSRTNFYYILGCLVFMEDGPVKFRSFMEPLLQVAVNLEASADAAFRTDVVKYAFTGLMRDLRGIAMATNSRRTYGLLFDWLYPSRMPLLLRAISLLTDEPEVTTPLLKFMSEFVLNKAQRLTFDSSSPNGILLFREISKLIVAYGSRILLLPNGTNIYRSKYKGIWISLTVLSRALCGNYVNFGVFELYGDRALADALDISLKMTLSIPLSDILTFKKLSKAYYGYMEVLFNNHITINSVLNLDTSTFVHIVTSLESGLKGLDTGISTQCASAIDSLAAFYFNNITAGDNPPSPAALNLARHIGELPSLFPQILKSLFEIIIFEDAGNQWSLSRPILSLIMISEQMFSDLRAQILASQPLDQQQRLSQCFDKLMTDVTRSLEPKNRDRFTQNLTTFRHDFRAK
- the LOC123078190 gene encoding exportin-7-A isoform X1 translates to MSSMESLAQLEVLCEKLYNSRDSAERAHAESTLKCFSENSDYISQCQYILDNASTPYALMLASTSLVKQVSDRSLSLQLRLDIRNYVMNYLAARGPKLQNFVTISLIQLACRITKFGWFDDDRFREIFKEATDFLALASQDHYLIGLKILNFLVMEMNQANSAMPLTLHRKIATSFKDQFLLQIFQISLTSLHQLKSEVPDELRRVPISLALRCLSFDFVGSPVDESSEEFGTVQLPASWRPLLQDPSTVQIFFDYYKVNDTSVSKEALECLVRLASVRRSLFVEDPARSQFLSHLMSGTREILQTGQGLADHGNYHEFCRLLGRFKVNYQLSELLNVEFYGEWLGLVAEFTTKSLLSWQWASNSVYYLLSLWSRLVTSVPYLKGDTPSLLDETVPKITEGFITSRINSVQASFADNSPDPDNPLENAESLQDQLESLPYLCRFKYESCSLFIINIMEPLLQAYTARSRLPASGDAAELSVIEGQIAWMVHIIAAILKIRQTVGCSQDSQELFDAELAARVLQLINITDTGVHAQRYQEISKQRLDRAILIFVQNFRRSYVGDQAMHASKQLYARLSELLGLTDHLVLLNVIVGKIATNLKCYAECEDVIDHTLSLFQELASGSYMTGKLLLKLESTKFIIANHSRENFPFLEEYRCVRSRTNFYYILGCLVFMEDGPVKFRSFMEPLLQVAVNLEASADAAFRTDVVKYAFTGLMRDLRGIAMATNSRRTYGLLFDWLYPSRMPLLLRAISLLTDEPEVTTPLLKFMSEFVLNKAQRLTFDSSSPNGILLFREISKLIVAYGSRILLLPNGTNIYRSKYKGIWISLTVLSRALCGNYVNFGVFELYGDRALADALDISLKMTLSIPLSDILTFKKLSKAYYGYMEVLFNNHITINSVLNLDTSTFVHIVTSLESGLKGLDTGISTQCASAIDSLAAFYFNNITAGDNPPSPAALNLARHIGELPSLFPQILKSLFEIIIFEDAGNQWSLSRPILSLIMISEQMFSDLRAQILASQPLDQQQRLSQCFDKLMTDVTRSLEPKNRDRFTQNLTTFRHDFRAK